The nucleotide sequence TGCGTCACGATGATCCGGATGTACAGGGACGGATCTTACAGCGTCATCTTCCGTAACTGGAGACGCAACTCTGCGTCCTCCACGACGACCATCGAGCCCGCGGAGCCTCTGGACTACCTCCCGTCAATCTCACCCACGTCTCTCGTTCCTCCGGAGCTCCTGTGGGAGGACACGGAGACACCGGACCTCCTCATATCCGAAGAGACTCCCTTGACGGACGACACTGCCATGACGGACGCCAACCGGGAACCTGGAGACACCACGATGGAACTGAGCCAGTCGCAGGAGAACATACTAGCCTTCCAAGGCGACATCTACACGATCAACCGTCGCAAGAAAAGGGCCGAGAAAAGGCTCGCAGAGGTGAGCTGCACAAGCGTTTTTTTAAGCATAAAATGCGTGGCCTCTGCCAATGGCATCAACACTCTGGATATATTGCTGATCACTATCCCCGTTGATGTCTGTGGGGCAGGACCACAGGATCCCGCATACGTCCATTTTGCCACGTATAATGTGCACTAGTCATTCACGGCTGGAGGACAGTGCAGAAGCACGCATTCAGTGTTTTCTCCTCTTGGAGTCCTCACAGTGAAGGCTGATTGTACAACAGCGAGCACAACTATGATGCAGTGGAAATGGGATATACCACGGGACAGGCGCTTTTCCTAAAACCATCGTATCCGCAATTTTGCCCTCGCTGGGCCGCCACCCGCTGCTTTTCAAGGAGAACGCTATGCATTGCAGATAGTTCTGAACGCGTACTACACTCCGCACTCCACGTAGTCGAAAACCTCGGAGTTTAAACCTATACGACCCCTGCCAAACACTGCAGCGACCACCTGTTACCGAGGGTACGGAAACACTGCTCGAGGGTAGGCTAGAAAGGACCTATATGACGCAGCTGGGCGCAGCGAACCGCATGCATTATTTTCTTTTGCTGATACATGTGTATTGTCTCCCCTTTTTGTCTTGTGACATGTTTTGTCTCCCCTCGAGtgcatctttttttcttctggaaCTACAGTATCGATGGTGCTGTCGAGCAAGAGAGCGCATGTCCTAGTAAACACCTGTACCAGCGTTCAGCGGAGAAGGGGTGCATGGTAACAAGGATAAATGGGTTCTAGAAACCTCGGAGGAAGGGTGTCCCAGAAGCCGTGTGGTGTAACGGAAAAGTCGAGACTTCGAAGCCTTTCCATGTGAAATATCGTTTACACGCGCCATGTCTCTCTCACAAATGACAGGTTATGCAAGCTAGAGATAAGCTGGAAAAGGCGGGCCTCCTCTCTCGAAGAAAGGGAACGCCCACATACGGCCAAGGATCACGTCGACGCCTCACTCCGCCGGTCATTGAGAGGCATCGCGACCGTCGCACCCTTACCCGGAGATCCAGCATTCCAGATGACGAAGCACTTGTTGCCTTGAAGAAGGTCCGTCTCCGAGGTGCACGGGGGTCTATTCCATCTGTTTCTAGCGTGGATTCTGCCGTCAGTCATTCCGTCGAAAGCCTGCACGAGGTCCGTAAGAAAACCCAGAAGGATCCCAACAGGAGAGTGTCTATAGCTGTAGCAAAGGATATCGACCGATCACGTACATCTAGTTCGTCAATTTCTGAAGAATCGCTTGCTGAAGAGCCTCCCCAGGTCGCCCCGATTCAGAGCTCATTAAAGCCGATGGCCCGTCGCGCTTCTGGACTTCCTGTTTTACCGTTGCGTAAGATCTCCATCGTTACGCCAGAGAACATTGAACAGCAAGATTCTCCCAAGGAAGAAGGTTAGTGACGCTTGCAGATTGGTATGGTTAAACTTATGCTGTGATCCAATTTTTGTAAACTCTCTGAAACATGGGCGGGCATATTTTGatcctaagaaaaaaaaaaaaaacattgtgcAACTATAGCTATTCAATCCCGAGTACCTTCCCTTTTCGAAAGGCGTGTAGAGGTGGTCTTGGTAACGTGCTCCAAATACTGTTGTGAGTATCTTGTACGTGTCTGGTTTGTAGGCCCTTCTTCGGTAACCAAGATGGAGCGATTTCGTTCCACAGATGTGTCCGAAGACAACATTCCGTTGGCAGAAACCAGCGTAAAACGTCCAGCGTCTGACGAATCAGCGCGTCCAGGACGCCGAGCCACCACGTTCCGTACAGATGACGGAAGCGATGCTATCCGAGTACAGGAGAGTTCGGAACAGGGCTCTAAGCCGTCGAGTGCGGACACACCTCCAAAGCCTCCGCCACCGGATATAATCGACATGTACGTCAGTACAGGTTAGTGATATTTTTGTGTGTTCGACTCGCAGTTCCCGACTTTCATCGCACAACCACTCTGACCGCGTATGGCCGACGGGTATGTACAAAGACGGGCAAAGACGGGTATGTACAAAGACACGGGCATGCGTTCTGTGGAAACTAAAACCCGATCTGAACTATGACATGGCAAACGTTATCAAGCCCGATCTTGccgttatcccataacgcgcgttataTGCATCACTTCGACCCGTGATTCGCCTCGAGCTCTTGCACGAACCTACCAAAGCCTCTTCGCAGCACGGGAACTTTACATATAACTAACGATCGCTACGTGAAAGATCGGGGGCCCTGGATGGGCCAGTCTGTCGTTGAAGGATAGACAGACAGGGCTCACCCAATGAAAGAAGTGCAAGAACACTCGCACCTCTATATCTAAAATTTCAAAAAAACCAACCATGCCGACAGACTGCTGCAATCCTGAGACTTGTGATCGCTCAGCCACCTATCTTTATTAGGGTCGTGCTGCTTTCAGCCGCGACGGAGGTATGAACGAGGCATTTGCGAACGAATGGTATCAAATAAACACATCGATTTGAAGCTTTGTGACTTAATTTGAGCAAAGCATAAAGCGCCAAAGTTATGCCCAATCCAAGCCACAAATGCATGTATATTGTACAGTCGGTTCGTTTCCGTTTGGGTTCAAGCACTCTAGTGCAGTGCAGGTCAGGTTCTGACGGATCGGTCCACGAGTACGCTCGAAGCTTCGAGCAACGAGCAAGAGAGCAACGATCATCGTCGTTGGGTTCTTCTCCCTCAGTACACGCATGGACCAATCACACCAATCTTAACCGGAGACGCATGGAATACGTACTTTTCATTGTCCCAGATTTGATAACCTTTACTGAAATGAGACCGATCCGTATGAAGAACCCCCCAATGATGGCCTATGCTATATGCTTCTGGTCGTAACGTCACCGCCTGTCATAAAACCAAGCCGCGTCCTTTACATTCTAGGTGTTCAGCACCCCATTGGCCTCAAGACGACATCTCTAAAGATGGATCGGTCAAAGGCAACGGCAGATCGCAAGATGTCCACAGGAGATCGACGCTCCCCGAGGGTGGACGAGCAGTTGCCATCGTGGTTTAACTTGGATTACGATGGCAGCGATGTGGCTAACATAGACGCGACGGTAGAAGCCGAGATACTTCGTCAGAAGGTGGCAGCGTGGGATCCATCGCAGGAAGATGCCTACGCTCTGACTGCAGCGGATGAGTTTGAAGTGGACGATGATAAAAAGCTGTACGGTCCTCAACCGCAAGCTGGGGCACCGGGTCCCCTAGAGGTAGGTAACCTAaacgtcctttaaatgttcctCAGTGTTTGTGTGGCAAGTGCAAGTTAAGGCAGTAAAACGTCTATGAAAAACCAAAAGTACTAATGTACAGCTCCGGTATGGGGAGCCAATGAATAATCTACTAGACGCAAATACCAGTGGTCATGCAGCCCGTGGATATAATCGTAATCCACCTAGTTTTGTTTATTGTGCTGAAATGTCTGCACGTTCTGTACTACTGGACGACAGCACATCCGAGGTAGCTAACCTTGAGGTCGCTACAAAAATGTCCGTATATAGAGATTGTGGAAACGCAATTTCTTTGTATGTTCTACTTCAGGGTGTTACTAACCCATTCAGGTGGttttcctgaataaaatacacACTTACTCGTGGCATAGGAGACGTATGCTGGACAGAAAAAGAGCTACGCTTTCGCCACGGAATCCCAACCTTCCCGAAAGGAGTTGTCCCCTCGTGGAAGGTCCACTCCTGATGCCGATACCACAACCTACGACGATCTCCAATGGGCGTATGGCGAAGAAGACATTCGGCAGACCCAGGAACATGCACCGCAAGGGTCCAGTCAAGAACTCTGTGCGGAGAGCAAGAGTTCAATCGAAACACCGACCAAGGCGAAGCGTGTCCAAACAACGCAACCATTTAAGCTGCACAGCTCTTCTCGACGACCCCCAAAAAGCGGTAAGGAGGACACAgatcatggggggggggggggggatacataATAGCTGGAAATAGCGTCATCTTGTCCCTGGACGCGTAGTAGGATTTGTTGGTGACCCAGTTTGAACGTGTCCTGGGCACCAATGTGTAGTGGGTTGATGTGACTGCAGCACCGACTGCAAATCGCGCAGACTTCTCTCTCGGACATAACGTGGAAGGGTCGTGTGTCATGCTCGTCCCGCGTGCGCGTACTGCGTGGGCGTCATGGCGGGCGTTGTGTCCTCACGATTTTTCCAGATTCTATGTCAGGATGGCGGTCGGTCCACAGAcggaccactgtggcgtcgctcattatTAGTTGTCTCTTGACGCACGCAATCCTTGATGTTATCTGAATAGTCTGTAAAGAACATAACAAGCAGCCAGAGGTCCAAGAACAGAAGTACATTCAATCGGCTACACTAACATCTTGTGTGGATCTTGACTTTATGGCCCCTTTGTTCCAATAattcaagatttttttttcttttttactgttcactgcatagcaccggCAGCAGAGGAAGCTGTGGAGGTAGCAAAACTTGCAGAGGCACCGCCGAGACAACGCAAGAAGTCAATTTCTGCAGCGAGCCCCAGAAGGGGGAGCTTGAAGGAGAAGACACAGACCAGCAGCAGCGAACCCCAGTCTTCGTCGTTCCTGCTTTCTTCGGAGGTAGCGCTTATGCGGACGGGGGCCTCGACGAAAACTAGAACAAAGACCATATCGGAGGAGCAAAGATCCAGACGGTCCATCCGCTCTGTCGCGCTCGTGGAATATGTGCCACAGGATTCCGGACAGGTGAGCTTCCTTTAGATATATTCAGCTTCCGTATGTCTCGTCAGGATGGTGCATTAATTTATCGGATGCGACTAAATTTCACCTTTTCTACTCAGTGGCGTTATCACTTGCGACACATTAATTGTTGCCGTCCGGTCCTCAGTCCTCACTGAGGCCCATCATATTTTCATCAAAATTCGTCGAGCGATGGGCTATGCGAACCAAAGAACCGTATAGTCCTGTGACGTTTCGTCTGTGGACATGGAACTATGCGATAAATTGAGCTGTTTGTTGACCCATAGAACGCATTGAACACACCAGTGCTTGGGCCTCACAAAAGACGTACACGACGATGCACTGCCCTTTTTGTTTCGTCAAGCACTGGGGGTCTTCAATGCTCTCTATGAATCCACTTATACCCTGTTCTGTTAAGCCATGCTCCTAGTCCTGGTACATCGGCTTCGCGTAACATTATAAGCTGCCTAAAGTTGTCTCTGCGAGCCGCCTTCAAGATGCGTCAAGCGCCCTCAACGTGACCGCGCAGTGCGAGGCCTTGtcatgcgaaaaaaaaaaaaaaaaaagaaaactgccaCACTACAATACTGTGAAGAGAGCTCGGCGGCTATCCTTCATTTGTGGAAACTGAGAGCGCACACGCCGTGCTTGTAACCCCAACGCCCTGGACAGCTGTGCGAT is from Ornithodoros turicata isolate Travis chromosome 8, ASM3712646v1, whole genome shotgun sequence and encodes:
- the LOC135367237 gene encoding uncharacterized protein LOC135367237 isoform X2, which produces MAALGNLVHPALFYEMCVTMIRMYRDGSYSVIFRNWRRNSASSTTTIEPAEPLDYLPSISPTSLVPPELLWEDTETPDLLISEETPLTDDTAMTDANREPGDTTMELSQSQENILAFQGDIYTINRRKKRAEKRLAEVMQARDKLEKAGLLSRRKGTPTYGQGSRRRLTPPVIERHRDRRTLTRRSSIPDDEALVALKKVRLRGARGSIPSVSSVDSAVSHSVESLHEVRKKTQKDPNRRVSIAVAKDIDRSRTSSSSISEESLAEEPPQVAPIQSSLKPMARRASGLPVLPLRKISIVTPENIEQQDSPKEEDVSEDNIPLAETSVKRPASDESARPGRRATTFRTDDGSDAIRVQESSEQGSKPSSADTPPKPPPPDIIDMYVSTGVQHPIGLKTTSLKMDRSKATADRKMSTGDRRSPRVDEQLPSWFNLDYDGSDVANIDATVEAEILRQKVAAWDPSQEDAYALTAADEFEVDDDKKLYGPQPQAGAPGPLEETYAGQKKSYAFATESQPSRKELSPRGRSTPDADTTTYDDLQWAYGEEDIRQTQEHAPQGSSQELCAESKSSIETPTKAKRVQTTQPFKLHSSSRRPPKSAPAAEEAVEVAKLAEAPPRQRKKSISAASPRRGSLKEKTQTSSSEPQSSSFLLSSEVALMRTGASTKTRTKTISEEQRSRRSIRSVALVEYVPQDSGQLASPGQVKGDEYEEYLGNEWVASGSGRTPLTPTLTPTLTASALDLVDSGHDGARTSEEGTPLGTPKDGSPPATLRDHKEQEKQALQRPEQVTPQGLVKKTAETAAQAAGKDEGVQVSVHKRHKKKKKLEKQSREPLRDKEEAPELAAIPEKAEKVKKKRKKKRKHKKDAQDKNEKQTRDRQATEEHSERRVKSLEDINRFMEDIQAREDHEPLPTFSLSSLTSVNRSTAAAQPLRTAEFMRDYATLSQTGEVNLVINANTKNMTSMLWPFGLQCDERRMSSARKFHPCAQVSSSQGQTHGASR
- the LOC135367237 gene encoding serine/arginine repetitive matrix protein 2-like isoform X1; protein product: MAALGNLVHPALFYEMCVTMIRMYRDGSYSVIFRNWRRNSASSTTTIEPAEPLDYLPSISPTSLVPPELLWEDTETPDLLISEETPLTDDTAMTDANREPGDTTMELSQSQENILAFQGDIYTINRRKKRAEKRLAEVMQARDKLEKAGLLSRRKGTPTYGQGSRRRLTPPVIERHRDRRTLTRRSSIPDDEALVALKKVRLRGARGSIPSVSSVDSAVSHSVESLHEVRKKTQKDPNRRVSIAVAKDIDRSRTSSSSISEESLAEEPPQVAPIQSSLKPMARRASGLPVLPLRKISIVTPENIEQQDSPKEEGPSSVTKMERFRSTDVSEDNIPLAETSVKRPASDESARPGRRATTFRTDDGSDAIRVQESSEQGSKPSSADTPPKPPPPDIIDMYVSTGVQHPIGLKTTSLKMDRSKATADRKMSTGDRRSPRVDEQLPSWFNLDYDGSDVANIDATVEAEILRQKVAAWDPSQEDAYALTAADEFEVDDDKKLYGPQPQAGAPGPLEETYAGQKKSYAFATESQPSRKELSPRGRSTPDADTTTYDDLQWAYGEEDIRQTQEHAPQGSSQELCAESKSSIETPTKAKRVQTTQPFKLHSSSRRPPKSAPAAEEAVEVAKLAEAPPRQRKKSISAASPRRGSLKEKTQTSSSEPQSSSFLLSSEVALMRTGASTKTRTKTISEEQRSRRSIRSVALVEYVPQDSGQLASPGQVKGDEYEEYLGNEWVASGSGRTPLTPTLTPTLTASALDLVDSGHDGARTSEEGTPLGTPKDGSPPATLRDHKEQEKQALQRPEQVTPQGLVKKTAETAAQAAGKDEGVQVSVHKRHKKKKKLEKQSREPLRDKEEAPELAAIPEKAEKVKKKRKKKRKHKKDAQDKNEKQTRDRQATEEHSERRVKSLEDINRFMEDIQAREDHEPLPTFSLSSLTSVNRSTAAAQPLRTAEFMRDYATLSQTGEVNLVINANTKNMTSMLWPFGLQCDERRMSSARKFHPCAQVSSSQGQTHGASR